The Sphingobacterium bambusae genome includes a window with the following:
- a CDS encoding peptidase domain-containing ABC transporter, which yields MLKRFPHYKQKDQMDCGATCLRMIFKYYGQIVSIQKIRKLCQTTKEGVNLLGISEAAEKLGFRTQGIRLSVDQLQEIELPCILHWNQNHFVALYKIRRGKYYVSDPATGLMVYEEKVFTNNWFSTKELHAGLSLVLSPGPTFYQLGDEEAELKLGWGKIFSYFYKYKKLFIQLILGLLIGTLLQLLTPFLTQSVVDIGINTKNINFINLILIAQLMLFIGQTSVSFIRSWILLHITTRVNISILTDLLIKIMRLPMHFFDLKTHGDIMQRMNDQQRVESFITGDTLTSLFSLLNMVVFGTLLLVYNKIIFLVFFVATVLYTVWILVFMQYRRELDYRRFKIASENQTYMVEMIQSVKDIKLNNAQKQKRWVWEGLQAKLFKFKVESLSLSQYQSIGSLAINQVKNIFITYIAAKAVIEGELTLGGMMATQYIVGMVSSPVESLLGFMQSYQDAKISLERLNEIYQTEEEENVQMDYVQKLSEDTTIEMRNLTFRYYGAGNEPIFNTINLTFPAGKTTAIVGASGSGKTTILKLLLRFYEYESGEILVGGKKLEHIDHHLWRDSCGSVLQENYIFADTIQGNITVNDGLIDEGKIERAIEIANLTEFIEDQPFGLSTKIGTAGKGISQGQKQRLMIARAVYKDPSFIFLDEATNALDANNEKIIIEKLDRFFRNRTVIVVAHRLSTVRNADKIIVLDRGKIIEEGTHVELAAKKGYYYDLVRNQLELGN from the coding sequence ATGCTAAAACGCTTTCCTCACTATAAACAAAAGGATCAAATGGACTGTGGTGCAACCTGTTTACGTATGATCTTTAAATATTATGGACAGATTGTTTCTATTCAAAAAATTCGCAAGCTATGTCAGACCACCAAAGAGGGGGTTAATTTGTTAGGTATTAGTGAGGCAGCTGAAAAGCTCGGTTTCCGTACTCAGGGTATTCGTTTATCTGTTGATCAGTTACAAGAAATAGAGTTGCCCTGCATTCTTCACTGGAATCAGAATCATTTTGTAGCATTATACAAAATTCGAAGAGGAAAGTATTATGTATCTGATCCTGCAACAGGGCTAATGGTATATGAGGAAAAAGTTTTCACTAATAATTGGTTTTCTACTAAAGAACTACATGCTGGACTTTCTCTTGTTCTGAGTCCAGGCCCTACTTTCTATCAATTGGGTGATGAGGAAGCTGAGCTTAAACTAGGCTGGGGGAAGATATTTAGTTATTTCTATAAATATAAAAAACTATTTATTCAGCTTATATTAGGTTTGTTGATTGGAACGCTACTTCAACTGCTCACTCCATTTTTAACACAATCAGTAGTTGATATAGGTATTAATACTAAAAACATCAATTTTATAAATCTTATTCTTATTGCTCAATTGATGCTTTTTATCGGACAAACATCAGTAAGTTTTATCCGCTCTTGGATATTATTGCATATTACAACGAGGGTAAATATATCTATTTTGACCGATTTACTGATCAAAATTATGCGACTTCCAATGCATTTCTTTGACTTAAAAACGCACGGAGATATTATGCAACGAATGAATGATCAACAGCGTGTAGAGTCTTTTATAACAGGAGATACTTTGACAAGTTTGTTTTCATTATTGAATATGGTCGTATTCGGAACACTGTTATTAGTTTATAACAAAATTATTTTCTTAGTTTTCTTTGTAGCTACTGTACTGTATACGGTTTGGATACTTGTTTTTATGCAATATCGTCGAGAATTGGATTACCGTCGCTTTAAAATTGCGTCAGAAAACCAGACATATATGGTTGAGATGATACAAAGTGTTAAAGACATTAAATTAAATAATGCGCAAAAGCAAAAGCGTTGGGTATGGGAAGGTCTGCAAGCCAAATTGTTCAAATTTAAAGTTGAAAGCCTGTCGTTGTCCCAATATCAGTCCATAGGATCTTTGGCGATTAATCAAGTAAAAAATATTTTTATCACATATATTGCTGCGAAAGCAGTTATTGAAGGAGAACTTACATTGGGTGGAATGATGGCAACCCAATATATTGTCGGTATGGTTTCTAGTCCTGTCGAGTCATTACTTGGCTTTATGCAATCCTACCAAGATGCTAAAATAAGTTTAGAAAGACTGAATGAGATTTATCAGACAGAAGAAGAAGAGAATGTGCAAATGGATTACGTACAGAAACTTTCGGAAGATACGACCATCGAGATGCGTAATTTAACGTTTCGTTATTATGGTGCTGGAAATGAACCTATTTTTAACACAATCAATCTAACTTTCCCCGCAGGAAAAACAACTGCGATTGTAGGAGCCAGTGGTAGTGGTAAAACGACTATATTGAAACTGCTGTTACGATTTTATGAATATGAATCTGGTGAAATTTTAGTTGGAGGAAAGAAACTAGAACACATTGACCATCATTTGTGGAGGGATAGCTGCGGGAGTGTTTTACAAGAAAACTATATTTTTGCCGATACAATTCAAGGAAATATCACTGTGAATGATGGATTGATCGATGAAGGTAAAATTGAACGCGCGATTGAGATTGCTAACCTAACGGAATTTATTGAAGATCAACCTTTTGGTTTATCGACGAAGATCGGTACGGCAGGAAAAGGAATTAGTCAAGGGCAAAAACAAAGACTTATGATAGCTCGAGCGGTATATAAAGACCCAAGTTTTATTTTTCTCGACGAAGCTACAAATGCTTTGGATGCTAACAATGAAAAAATCATCATCGAGAAGTTAGACAGATTTTTCCGTAACCGAACTGTAATAGTTGTTGCCCATCGTTTGAGTACCGTGCGGAACGCAGATAAGATTATTGTGTTGGACAGAGGTAAAATCATTGAAGAAGGAACACATGTAGAATTAGCAGCTAAAAAGGGATATTATTACGATTTGGTCAGAAATCAATTGGAATTGGGGAATTAG
- a CDS encoding glycosyltransferase family 25 protein, translated as MSLSIPVYIINLEKRKDRRSYIENEFYCRSEFDIHIIKAIESSIPAVGLYKSLHYVISVAKQQELPYVLVCEDDHQFTSEYHVDILNGYLERMAKYDADVFAGGVSWFNCALQAEKDLYWIDRFTGAQFLVIYARFYQKILESTFTELDIIDNWISNLSDKVFVAVPMLSVQHDFGYSDVTDKNNVVGRVEKLFSDTMERWKALQNVNDHVQNSITTHYPHDDIGYDMNLPTYIIKQPHSDRIAHINEQFKDKMELDVSFVEMKSGNNQESALWETIHVVIKSAMEKEDDVILICQDHHLFSDRYKKEELLEAIYEGAYLGADLILGGINEVQQIIPVSKNLCWISLFKGAQFTIIYSAFFDTILAASLYDGDLVDSKLSSLSANKYVIHPFISLGEDFKLADTKIDESASSEQLFEFERCESTILKVREISRYLSDMNQVMQQGEGTNNR; from the coding sequence ATGAGTTTGTCTATTCCTGTCTACATTATTAATTTAGAGAAACGAAAAGATCGTCGTTCTTACATAGAAAATGAATTTTATTGCAGGAGTGAGTTTGATATCCACATCATAAAAGCTATCGAAAGTTCTATTCCAGCAGTTGGTCTATATAAGTCGCTACATTACGTAATTTCTGTTGCTAAACAACAGGAGCTTCCATATGTATTGGTCTGTGAGGATGATCATCAATTTACTTCTGAGTATCATGTTGATATTTTAAATGGGTATTTGGAACGTATGGCGAAGTACGATGCAGATGTCTTTGCCGGAGGAGTGAGTTGGTTCAACTGCGCTTTGCAAGCCGAAAAAGACTTATACTGGATAGATAGGTTTACTGGAGCTCAATTCTTAGTGATCTATGCCCGATTTTATCAGAAAATCTTGGAAAGTACTTTTACCGAACTTGATATCATTGATAATTGGATTAGCAACCTTTCTGACAAGGTATTCGTCGCTGTACCGATGCTGTCGGTACAACATGATTTTGGATATTCAGACGTAACAGACAAAAATAATGTTGTAGGCAGGGTCGAAAAATTGTTTTCAGATACGATGGAGCGCTGGAAAGCACTCCAAAACGTAAATGATCATGTGCAAAATAGTATAACCACTCATTATCCGCATGATGATATAGGATATGATATGAATTTGCCGACTTACATTATTAAGCAACCCCATTCAGATCGGATAGCACATATAAATGAACAATTTAAAGACAAAATGGAGTTGGATGTGTCTTTTGTGGAAATGAAATCAGGCAATAATCAGGAATCGGCACTTTGGGAAACTATCCATGTAGTTATTAAAAGTGCGATGGAAAAAGAAGATGACGTCATTCTCATTTGCCAAGATCATCATCTCTTTAGTGACAGGTACAAAAAAGAAGAGTTACTTGAAGCTATTTACGAAGGCGCTTATCTAGGCGCTGATTTAATTTTAGGTGGTATCAACGAGGTGCAGCAGATAATACCCGTAAGCAAAAACCTTTGCTGGATAAGTCTTTTTAAGGGTGCTCAATTTACCATTATCTATTCCGCTTTTTTCGATACAATATTAGCTGCGTCGTTATATGATGGAGATCTAGTAGATAGTAAGCTGTCTTCCCTTAGCGCAAATAAATATGTCATCCATCCATTTATATCCCTTGGGGAGGATTTTAAACTTGCTGATACAAAGATAGACGAATCAGCATCCAGTGAACAGTTATTTGAATTTGAAAGATGCGAATCCACAATTTTAAAAGTGAGGGAAATATCGAGATATCTGTCAGATATGAATCAGGTGATGCAACAAGGGGAGGGTACTAATAATCGCTAA
- a CDS encoding TlpA family protein disulfide reductase — protein MKTKLICICSLLVIFSCELTRGSCIDTASIVAGTSKITGDISTLDNVNRSDISVIVQVPYMISGEHINYETVVDRSGNFSLEFDVEAKKTIVSLYADIDPSKVFTIEVLNGNVTKVNISYDSSLNAKFTEVKPLQNKRDISRTIELLHKMLTYRTEPIPLYNKSPDEYLNYIGRAVSERLEIFVNKDTSLSKEAKEGISDELRLLMYAHHALDYNNEMTRNYYNVTQDRESEPEIHQIDRSYYRFLKDLNLNMPDFQQRFAFPEFQRYILRDEVLDIPLIGDKEITTWIASVKDILADLINLNEGSYYDILAANVYARQLNEELKPLSQRQKDNITKYWKNNEVSKILFRKNEQVTDLNKVKSPVVINETPQVPNNKIMETIVSKYKGKVVFIDFWATWCGPCLEAMRKFRDTKAEFLDKDVVFVYITNSSSPPKLWEEKIKGIGNEHYYLTDDQWIQIMDDFDFESIPSYLIYNKERELTTKFTGFMRNDEVKEVINNLL, from the coding sequence ATGAAAACAAAACTCATCTGCATATGTAGCCTTTTGGTTATTTTTTCATGCGAGCTAACTAGAGGAAGTTGTATAGACACTGCTAGCATTGTTGCAGGCACATCTAAAATAACAGGTGACATTAGTACTCTTGATAATGTAAACAGAAGTGATATTTCTGTAATCGTACAAGTTCCATATATGATTTCTGGAGAACACATTAATTACGAGACTGTTGTCGATCGATCTGGCAATTTTTCTTTGGAATTTGATGTGGAAGCCAAGAAAACTATTGTTTCGTTGTATGCGGATATAGATCCTAGTAAGGTTTTTACAATCGAAGTACTAAATGGAAATGTTACCAAAGTTAACATAAGTTATGATTCATCTCTTAATGCAAAATTTACAGAAGTTAAACCTTTGCAAAATAAAAGGGACATAAGTCGGACGATAGAGCTTTTACATAAAATGCTAACTTATAGAACTGAACCTATACCTTTATATAATAAGAGTCCAGATGAATATTTGAATTACATTGGTAGAGCTGTGTCTGAAAGATTGGAAATCTTTGTAAACAAAGATACTTCACTATCCAAAGAAGCTAAAGAAGGCATATCTGATGAATTACGTTTGTTAATGTATGCTCATCATGCATTGGACTATAATAATGAAATGACCCGTAATTATTACAACGTTACCCAAGATAGAGAAAGCGAGCCTGAAATCCACCAGATTGACCGATCTTACTATCGCTTTTTAAAAGACCTAAATTTAAATATGCCGGACTTTCAGCAAAGATTTGCATTCCCTGAGTTTCAAAGATATATCTTGAGGGATGAAGTTTTAGACATTCCGTTAATTGGAGATAAGGAGATAACGACTTGGATTGCCAGTGTGAAAGATATTTTGGCGGATTTGATAAATTTAAATGAGGGATCTTATTATGATATTTTAGCTGCAAATGTCTATGCTCGGCAGCTTAACGAAGAGCTAAAGCCATTATCTCAAAGGCAGAAAGATAATATTACAAAATATTGGAAAAATAACGAAGTGTCCAAGATCTTATTTCGAAAAAATGAACAAGTTACTGATTTGAACAAAGTTAAGTCTCCTGTAGTCATTAATGAAACTCCTCAGGTTCCAAATAATAAAATCATGGAGACTATTGTTTCTAAATATAAGGGCAAAGTGGTGTTTATTGATTTTTGGGCTACTTGGTGTGGTCCGTGCTTAGAAGCGATGAGAAAATTCAGGGATACAAAGGCTGAATTTCTGGATAAAGATGTTGTGTTTGTATATATCACAAATAGCTCCTCCCCCCCAAAATTATGGGAAGAAAAAATTAAAGGAATTGGTAATGAACATTATTATCTCACAGACGACCAATGGATTCAAATTATGGATGATTTTGACTTCGAAAGTATTCCATCTTATCTGATATATAATAAAGAACGTGAACTCACAACTAAATTCACAGGGTTTATGAGAAATGACGAAGTAAAAGAAGTCATTAACAACCTATTGTAG
- a CDS encoding vitamin K epoxide reductase family protein produces the protein MFHILKYLRKEKYNSYVVLKAILKHFNIKFTDMGVDQLLNQHVEFTSLLAIKEVLLQYGVQSEAIKKGNFDYADFQTPFVCLIQQDEWPSPMFTIVKDADENSITYLHPINGRNLTVDVSQFENFANEVILLLDGEHAKDEVNYYLHKRHQLRDKSLRKLSYLLFFAPVFLVGFQLCISGNSSLNSWVSFLFILASFIGFGASLLLMWYEIDAHNPFLQEVCGGSRNSDRNRSCNAVLNSKSSNFLGISWSVWGGAYFASFYLIQILYPGLQSQLAFWSTVSLLASPFIIYSLYYQGYIIKQWCPLCLTVQVVLLINTSVSLVYLLTDNTLHIDWYLITVTLLFGSSFLTASHLMIPVLKKAKDSRRYEIQWKKMRHNADIFHWLLQKSKSIIAPVENIGIVIGNPTAKHEIIKVCNPYCDPCARIHLTLKEITQHNTNVKLRIIFTASGDGNDRKTAPVSHLLAIEESLGSKVVQQALEEWYLTEEKKYEAFAEKYPMNGKLNQQGAKIKRMFKWCKDMEIRATPTIYINGNELPESYQVAELKHILLD, from the coding sequence ATGTTTCATATTCTTAAATATCTTCGAAAGGAGAAATATAATTCTTATGTGGTTTTAAAGGCAATATTGAAGCATTTCAATATTAAATTCACCGATATGGGAGTTGATCAATTATTGAATCAACATGTTGAGTTTACGTCGCTTCTAGCAATAAAGGAGGTGCTATTACAATACGGTGTTCAAAGTGAGGCCATCAAGAAGGGAAATTTTGACTATGCTGATTTTCAGACGCCATTCGTCTGTTTAATTCAGCAAGATGAATGGCCTAGTCCCATGTTTACAATTGTTAAAGATGCAGACGAAAATAGTATCACGTATCTTCATCCGATAAATGGTAGGAACCTAACAGTTGATGTGAGTCAATTTGAAAATTTTGCTAATGAAGTTATTCTCTTATTAGATGGAGAGCATGCGAAAGACGAAGTGAACTATTATTTGCATAAGCGACATCAGTTGAGAGATAAGTCACTTAGGAAATTATCGTATCTACTTTTCTTTGCGCCTGTCTTTTTGGTTGGTTTCCAATTATGTATTTCAGGTAATTCCTCATTAAATAGTTGGGTTTCTTTTTTATTTATTCTAGCTTCTTTTATTGGTTTTGGAGCATCACTACTATTAATGTGGTATGAAATTGATGCACATAATCCATTCTTACAGGAGGTTTGTGGTGGTAGCCGTAATAGTGATCGTAATAGGAGTTGCAATGCTGTATTGAATTCCAAGTCATCTAATTTTTTAGGTATAAGTTGGTCGGTATGGGGAGGGGCGTATTTTGCTTCCTTTTATCTGATACAAATTTTATATCCAGGTTTACAATCTCAGTTAGCTTTTTGGTCTACAGTCTCGTTGTTGGCGTCACCATTTATAATATATTCTCTTTATTATCAAGGATATATTATAAAGCAATGGTGCCCGCTGTGTCTTACTGTACAGGTGGTTTTGTTAATCAATACTAGTGTTTCTCTCGTTTATCTTTTGACTGACAATACACTCCATATTGATTGGTACTTAATTACTGTAACGCTGCTATTCGGTTCGTCATTTCTTACAGCAAGTCATCTTATGATACCTGTATTAAAGAAAGCCAAAGATAGTAGAAGGTACGAGATTCAATGGAAAAAAATGAGACACAATGCTGATATTTTCCACTGGCTTTTACAAAAAAGTAAATCCATAATAGCTCCTGTAGAAAATATAGGTATCGTAATCGGAAATCCTACTGCAAAACATGAAATTATTAAAGTTTGTAATCCATATTGTGATCCTTGCGCAAGAATACATCTGACACTAAAAGAGATCACACAGCATAATACTAATGTCAAATTGAGAATTATATTTACTGCAAGTGGAGATGGTAATGACAGGAAAACAGCACCGGTTTCACATTTGTTAGCCATCGAAGAGAGTTTGGGCTCAAAAGTCGTTCAGCAAGCACTAGAGGAATGGTATCTAACGGAGGAAAAAAAGTATGAGGCCTTTGCTGAAAAGTACCCGATGAACGGCAAATTAAACCAACAAGGTGCGAAAATAAAAAGGATGTTTAAGTGGTGCAAGGATATGGAGATTCGCGCTACTCCCACTATCTATATTAATGGGAATGAACTGCCAGAAAGCTATCAGGTGGCAGAGCTAAAGCATATTCTATTAGACTAA
- a CDS encoding JAB domain-containing protein produces MKTLHLKNQIKQNVNSGYVNELALTYRKSSVIVDMGCYSINSSAKVAALLRSIWNSDEMEVRESFYLLCFSSRLDLLGFQKVADGGMDAILVDMRLLFSTALLCRSASIVIAHNHPSGTMKPSEADRVLTRQVDAAGKLLNINLNDHIILTAKGYYSFRDEGLL; encoded by the coding sequence ATGAAAACTCTTCATTTAAAAAATCAAATTAAGCAGAATGTAAACAGCGGATACGTGAATGAACTAGCGTTGACTTACCGGAAATCTTCGGTAATTGTCGATATGGGATGCTATAGTATTAACAGTTCTGCCAAGGTAGCTGCTTTGCTGAGATCCATCTGGAATTCCGATGAAATGGAAGTCAGGGAATCTTTTTACTTATTGTGTTTCTCGAGTAGATTGGACTTACTAGGTTTTCAAAAGGTAGCTGACGGCGGAATGGATGCCATCTTAGTGGATATGAGGCTACTGTTCTCAACGGCACTGTTGTGTAGGAGCGCCTCGATTGTAATCGCACATAACCATCCGAGTGGTACGATGAAACCTAGCGAAGCGGATCGCGTATTGACTAGACAGGTTGATGCTGCTGGGAAGCTGCTGAATATTAATTTAAATGATCATATTATTTTGACCGCTAAGGGATATTATTCCTTTAGAGATGAAGGTCTCTTGTAG
- a CDS encoding histone H1, whose translation MKELIEKIAAEFEAFKTDADTKLEKGSKAAGGRARKSSLNLEKLLKEFRKSSLEESKK comes from the coding sequence ATGAAAGAATTAATCGAAAAAATCGCGGCAGAATTTGAAGCATTTAAAACCGATGCAGACACGAAATTGGAAAAAGGCAGCAAAGCAGCAGGTGGCAGAGCACGCAAATCCTCCCTTAACTTAGAAAAACTTCTTAAAGAATTCCGTAAGAGTTCGCTAGAAGAAAGCAAAAAATAA
- a CDS encoding helix-turn-helix domain-containing protein, with protein MNIDRIEFNSWMERIVQRMDMLEDSLRQAERNRTSVDGEELLDNQDVLQMLKISTRSLQRYRSSGRLPYYTISGKLYYKLSDVHEFIRSSFNQSPVRRKDKR; from the coding sequence ATGAACATTGACAGAATAGAATTTAATAGCTGGATGGAAAGGATCGTGCAGCGCATGGATATGCTCGAGGACTCCCTTCGCCAGGCTGAACGAAACCGAACGAGCGTTGATGGCGAAGAGCTCCTAGACAATCAGGACGTGTTGCAGATGCTAAAAATATCCACCCGCTCTCTGCAGCGCTACCGCTCCTCGGGCAGACTGCCCTATTACACAATCAGCGGAAAACTCTACTACAAGCTCTCGGATGTGCACGAGTTTATCCGCTCAAGCTTCAACCAATCCCCGGTGCGCAGGAAAGACAAGCGGTGA
- a CDS encoding DUF3945 domain-containing protein codes for MQEKTNRENMEQKASDMLLVLDKALKKIMAVKGISKDGQLQTVEPLEKNKNQFLKIDKQGDPLSNFFNNFASQLDNPTNFSFYRIPLTSLSWARGSLQQHALSESEQSKDFLAMHAIDFTQTNNKKTDKMKTAQNTETSSEYRYQPEQIDWKTMNNIGLGKERLEKLNLLDPLLRGFKTNQLVPLTLNLGTAVTRLEARLSLQKSDNDQVVLAIHGVRKEPQLNSRFFGHEFSQDDKDNLLKTGNMGRVVNLTNPKTGEATPSMISVDRFTNELVSMRVDRLKAPDEIKGVKLSEPQKQTLLEGKPLHLQGMISKKGDPFDATIQFNADKRHVEFIFDRSELRQQLQNTPQNTLQEPPKTFRGKELSDEQYKNFAAGQTVYMDNLIDKKGQNYQGYITLNKDTGRTDFSFQNPEQLKSQAKPVEASKTQTAVNSEGKSNEATKNIKEPLKNAQQTATSEQQKPAKSKGRKM; via the coding sequence ATGCAAGAAAAGACAAACAGAGAAAACATGGAGCAAAAAGCAAGCGATATGCTGCTTGTGCTGGATAAGGCATTAAAAAAGATCATGGCAGTAAAAGGCATAAGCAAAGATGGTCAGCTCCAGACGGTCGAGCCGCTGGAAAAGAATAAAAACCAGTTTTTAAAGATCGATAAGCAGGGAGATCCCCTATCGAACTTCTTTAACAATTTCGCTAGCCAGCTGGACAACCCCACAAACTTTTCCTTCTACCGTATTCCCCTGACCAGCTTATCCTGGGCCAGAGGATCTCTGCAGCAGCACGCGCTGAGCGAAAGTGAGCAAAGCAAAGATTTTCTAGCCATGCATGCAATCGACTTTACGCAAACAAATAACAAAAAAACCGATAAGATGAAAACAGCACAAAACACAGAAACCTCCAGCGAATACCGCTATCAGCCTGAGCAGATCGACTGGAAAACGATGAACAACATTGGCCTTGGAAAAGAGCGCCTAGAAAAATTGAACCTCCTTGATCCGCTCCTGCGCGGCTTTAAAACCAATCAACTTGTGCCCTTAACGCTAAATCTTGGTACGGCGGTCACCCGGCTAGAGGCTAGGCTATCCCTCCAAAAGAGCGATAACGATCAGGTCGTTCTGGCCATCCATGGTGTTCGCAAGGAGCCGCAACTAAATAGCCGCTTTTTTGGACACGAGTTTAGCCAAGACGATAAAGACAACCTGCTGAAAACCGGCAACATGGGGCGCGTGGTCAATTTGACCAATCCCAAGACCGGGGAAGCAACGCCCTCGATGATAAGCGTGGACCGCTTTACCAACGAGCTGGTGTCCATGCGCGTGGATAGGTTGAAGGCGCCCGATGAAATCAAGGGGGTCAAGCTTAGTGAGCCGCAAAAGCAGACCCTGCTAGAGGGTAAGCCGCTACACCTACAAGGCATGATCTCTAAAAAGGGAGACCCGTTCGATGCGACCATCCAGTTCAATGCCGATAAGCGGCACGTCGAGTTCATCTTTGATCGCTCGGAGCTACGTCAGCAATTACAAAACACGCCACAGAACACCTTGCAAGAACCACCGAAAACCTTCCGAGGAAAGGAGCTCAGCGATGAGCAGTACAAGAACTTCGCTGCCGGGCAGACCGTCTACATGGATAACCTGATCGATAAGAAAGGTCAAAACTATCAAGGATACATCACGCTAAACAAAGATACCGGTAGAACCGACTTCTCGTTCCAGAATCCCGAGCAGCTAAAAAGCCAGGCCAAACCTGTGGAAGCCTCCAAAACGCAGACCGCGGTAAATTCCGAGGGCAAGAGCAATGAGGCGACCAAGAATATCAAGGAGCCGCTCAAAAATGCGCAGCAGACAGCAACTAGCGAGCAGCAAAAGCCCGCTAAATCCAAGGGACGCAAAATGTAA